One stretch of Argiope bruennichi chromosome 3, qqArgBrue1.1, whole genome shotgun sequence DNA includes these proteins:
- the LOC129962853 gene encoding inactive histone-lysine N-methyltransferase 2E-like, giving the protein MEALPTPPPPTPALSGHYPHLHRQHQHFLGALPTPPPPTPALSRGITHTSTANTSTSERHYPHLHRRHQHFQETLPAPPPPTPALPRDITRTSTANTSTSKRHYPHLHRQHQHFQEILPTPPPPTPALPGDITHNKYSQETLHQAFNPPLHNIVSK; this is encoded by the exons ATGG AAGCCTTACCCACACCTCCACCGCCAACACCAGCACTTTCTGGGCATTACCCACACCTCCACCGCCAACACCAGCACTTTCTAGGGGCATTACCCACACCTCCACCGCCAACACCAGCACTTTCTAGGGGCATTACCCACACCTCCACCGCCAACACCAGCACTTCCGAGAGACATTACCCACACCTCCACCGGCGACACCAGCACTTCCAAGAGACATTACCCGCACCTCCACCGCCAACACCAGCACTTCCAAGAGACATTACCCGCACCTCCACCGCCAACACCAGCACTTCCAAGAGACATTACCCGCACCTCCACCGCCAACACCAGCACTTCCAAGAGATATTACCCACACCTCCACCGCCAACACCAGCACTTCCGGGAGACATTACCCATAACAAATACTCTCAGGAGACATTGCATCAGGCATTCAATCCACCACTCCACAATATAGTATCCAAGTAA